In Ciconia boyciana chromosome 1, ASM3463844v1, whole genome shotgun sequence, the genomic stretch ACTGACACTAACCCTAATGTACTCTGAGGTACACAAATTGTTTTATTGGCAAGAGCTCAACACTGGAAATCTTTAACAATGGCTTCTGTTGGAGCTTAAAAGACTTTCACAAGCTGGTTTTGGGAGGCTTTCTCTTCACTTTTGTCTgagaactttttttctctctcctcaggGAGTTCACCCACTGCAGGTGGCATTAAAGCagataaaacaaagcaaaatgagccGTAAGTGTCTTGACTTTCAATGATCACTTGCAGGTATGCATTTAAAGCTGCAGTCTTTTACATGATTGCTTCTTCTTATCCTACAGTGACTCTCCTAATGAGAAAGAAGTGGAGGTAAGTCTTGACTGCTTGTATCCTTAAGTATCTTGGAcaacagaaagattttgttGATAAGCCCTGATTAATATCTTATCCTATATAAAAGAATGATGCTGAGTAGCTTAAACTGAATGTATTTCTATAAGTTGGcttctgaaatctttctttccaaGCCCAATGGAAATTTTggaagggatgggatgggaagaGGTGGCAATCTGTAAAACTGAACAAAAGATTTGTCACTACTAAAACATTTGTTTGCAAGCTTGAAGGAGCATAGCTGTGACCTCCTCCCAGGCAGAATGTGCTGATTTAAGACAGTTTTGTCAAAAGACACAGATGGCACACTGCGTGCTGCCAGGATATCGTCTATTCTGGctgcagattatttttcccatcGCTACAGATGGGAAGACTGGCTTTGTGGAAGTGGGCtgtgttttcctgctcttctgtaTCTCTCCTATAACTTTGTTTGTGGGGTATAGTCCCTAATGTCTTATCAGTATCCAAGTCTACTTTAAAAGCTTCTACATCACTTGGattattctgaaatcttttcctctcccacaaCAGGCTGAATTTCTGAGGTTGTCTTTAGGTTTTAAATGTGACTTGTTTACCTTGGACAAGAGAGTGAAGCTTGAGGAAAGGTCCCGAGACTTGGctgaagaaaatttgaaaaaggaGATCACAAATGCTCTAAAGATGTTAGAGGTTAGTATTGGTCAAGGCTGGTAGGACGGATGGGATGAGCGGTTGTGAAAGTGTCTCCCTTAATACAGCTCTTCTTAGGATGCGTGTGTGTAATACGTTATAAGCAAATCCGAACAAAGCTCTGAAGTGATGCAGTTGAAATAGGAGACACTTGGCATTTGAGGGGTAACCTTCACCTGAGTGTATTGAGCACTCAGGCAGTGGAGAATTTTTCTATTGCACAAACATCTGGCAAGAACCCCTGTCTTCAGCTGATTTTATGCTAGGTAAACAGAAGTCTCTACCTACTGGAGGTCTGTATCAAGTTACACTGATTGAGGACATTGGATGCTGATCTTTTGACTCTGCAGGCATGAACACAACCCCTCAGCGTCATCAGTTGGGTTCGCACTTCTTTCTCTACTAATAGCTCATACTGTTTTTCTTACCAATATGCCTCTTAGGCCTTAGTTCCTTTGTGTGAAGAAGATAACCAAGCACAGGAGATTATTAAGAAGTTGCAGAAAAGCTTGCAGTTCCTTAGCCAGTATGCAGCCCGAGTTGCTAGTAGAGCAGAGATGTTGGGAGCTATTAATCAGGTAACTGTTTCcatgtaaatgtattttgtacAAAGTTAAAAGCTGCTAGATGCAAAGGGATAGCAGTGTCTGTCTGCTAGGCTTCTGATTCCAGAATTAGATTTGGGAACCTTGCGTATGTAACACAGACTGACCAGTACAGCTTAGTCCTGGCTTTCTCTTCTTGGATCACTGTTTGTGGTGTTATAAGGAATCCCAGGCACTCAGAGCTATATTGCACTAGCATTGTGCAAAAACACACAACAGAAATATgatcttgattttaaaaaaaaaaaaaacaacccaaacaaaaaaaaatccagaaaaaactTTGCATCAGAGGAATGTATACAGTAGAGAGTACAAGAATACAATGTGGTAACAATAGTCTTGATGCTCTAATGTTAATTCTGTGCCTTATGGAAAGGGCAGCTAATAAGTTTAAATCTATGGAAATTTACAAAGACCTGCTCAAATGTTATGTGTAATTGTGTATAATGCCAAAGAACAGCATGAAAATATGACTTGGCAATACTAGCAAATGCGTGGTGGCAGCTGAGACTGtagagcagagaaagagatgagGAGGAGTTGTAAGGGCTCAGAAAATGAAGACTAATTTATTTTAGGATAAGAGTAATTACTGGAGAAATGAGATCTGTGTAACTTGGGCATGTGTTGAGAGATGGGTTGTAGTGAAACTTTGAAAGGGTGCACAAAAATGAGAGAATGTTGCATCATGGTGATACAAGATGAGAGTAGACggttaagaggaaaaaagtcttaaaCGCTGAACATGATGCAGTTCCTCAGAGACACTACTTTTTCCTACTGCTGTTGCACTCTCTCTGTTAGGAGAGCCGTGTCAGCAAGGCTGTGGAAGTAATGATTCAACATGTGGAAAACCTGAAGCGCATGTATGCAAAAGAACATGCAGAACTTGAGGAGCTGAAACAGGTCCTGCTCCAGAATGAGAGATCCTTTAGTTCTCTTGGAGATCGAGGTAAAGCTGCttcatctttcctctttctagCACCTGCCAGATAGACCCTTATCTAATTGAGGCTTAACATATTAGGTGGAGGGGTTATATGGCTGTTGTATCTCCTTTCctaaaaatagaggaaaaaataacaatttactAACAGTATTACATACAAGTCAATTTCAGAGAGTTGTTTCTAAACCGTCATTAatcttggggtgggggggaaacaCTGCAAGCATGCAGTAATGTTCTGGCTTTCCTGAAAGTGCATTGCATGTGGTGGTCATCTTATTCCTTGTGAGCAGTAAATTTGGGTGCTCGCTCACACTGGAGCATTCCCAGTAGTTATTTCCAGGTAGCTGAGCTTTGACTGCTCTCTACAGATGCTTCCTGCTCTTTTCTAAATACGAATTACACTCCTTAAGTGCAGGTGCTCTGAATTCCCCCTCTAAGCAGATGGTACAGTGGTCAGGTTTTCAGATGCCGCTGTGCACTTGTGGCTTTGCCAGAGAGGGAttaaattcttctgaaaaatagaacatgtattttaaaaacagagtttttaaaagcagtcttGCACACTGGTAAAATTCTCACAGGAGCCTTCTGAGTCACGGGCCATTCCTTCCTGACTGTAAAAGATTGTCCTGTAACAGGACACTGCCTTGATAATAGAAGAATACATTTAATGATAGAAACATAAATTGATGGTTGTAGAGGATGTATAATGTGTGAATATGATGCACTTatctaatgaaacaaaaagctttttcctgaactctcatttctgctttctgagagAACTCTGATACACTCTTTGCTGAAACAGATACTGCAAAAAGTCAGACCTTTAGTTGCAAATAAAGCTCACTGCATTCCTGTAAGCCTTTCTGATGTTTGATCTCTTCACAGATGAATCTACGAATAAAAAGCTACCGAATTCTTTTAACTTTAAGGTAATGGCCATTACATGGCTTAACATGAAATTTCAAGTGTGTTtaagtgtgtgtgtttatgtgttttttttctttgccttgtcATGCGCTGGTGCTCTGCTACATGCTTGACTTGATAGTTTGCTGTCTCAAATATGGGCTGATATCATCAAACAcgaggatatatttttttcagtcaccCCCACCAACCTGAGGGAACTGCATGTGGTCCCACTTAGAAGATGAAGTGTTCACAGAAGCTGAAATGGCTGTGCTTTCATGCAATGGTTAAGAAATATTGTTCATGTATGGTGTTCTCATTGGGGCTACAGAAGAAGGGTTTAgcacagagatgaaaaaaatagatggGAGCAATTCAAATTGACTGTAGGAATTCCTGTGAGCACCATTAGGAGAATTTAGATGTCTTCACTTTCAGTATTTTGCTGAAAGCTGTGTAGCCAGCCTCACTTCAGATGCTTAGGGGGCAAAAAGCAGTTAATGTGGAAAGACGCTGCTTTAAAGAATATGGTTTGGGCTGTGCTTATCATTTGATTCTTCTTTGTGTGTCACTTCAAGCTAAGTAtcaacatctatttttttttatacagtttGTATAAAAACAGATGGTACGTTATGTGATCAGTGAGTAATCCAGTCATTCCTTGATAGAGTCAGTAATGCCTCTTATTTGTATAGCCATCATCATCCCTTCGAAGAGTTAGCATTGCAACATTGCCTAGGAGTGCTGGAAATGCAGGTATTGGGTTGCCACTGGTAAGTAAGGGTTCCCAGACGGTGAGGCGCTTTACCTTCTCAAAACTGGCTGGGCTGAAGCACAAAAATGCCAATGCAGTAAGTGTCTGAAACTTCTTCTCTAGGCCCAATTCCATGAACCTGATGGAGATGAACGGAGTGATAAATTCAACAGGAGATCAAGCAGTTGGTAAAGTTACTTGGGCTTGTCTTTGAATGgggttaaatatttttcagctctaACTGTGCCTGTAACTAAGCAGCTTATGGAGTATCTTGAGGTATAATAACGCTTAGGCTACACCTTTCATATTAGTTTTACATGCTTCAATAGGTAAATAAGCCTTTGTGACTAAATGCTacagctctttttttattttttttttactaagaGTTGAGAGTTTTAAATTACCTTGACTTTTCTTGCTTTAgaactaaaatacaaaatctaGGCATCTGGCATTGATGGATCTGGGTGTgtggtttttggtgttttgttttgttgttgtggtttttttaaaaagatcctAATTTCAGGCAACTCATTTTTAAACTTAGACAAATAAGGCCTACCTAAATGagtgtgctgctgctgtaattTCCTGTAAATGAGTAATTTCCTGCTGTATATCTGGTGGGAGATTAAGgcaaatgtctttaaaatatgaCAGGGGACGACTgggagcaaagcaaaatgagaagcGTCCTTCACTACAGCGGTTCATTAGCACGTATTCCTGGGCAGAGTATGAAGACGAACATGCCGAAACAAAGTAAGTTCACCAGCAGCCTCCTCCAAGGTGTGTGTGCTGAATTAGTtggtttgttaattttttttaatgaactctTAACTGTCCACCTGATTGGGGCTATAAAGTCAAGCTATCGTGAACTCTGTCAAACTGAATGCTTGATGGAAAAGCTTTGGAACTGTTGATGCTTGCTTACAGAAATGAGCAGTCGGAATCACCTGCTGAAGTACAAGAACAACCATCAAGGAAGGAAAGTatctctgaaaaaggaaaatattcatcaAAATGGAACCTAGAGTCAGCGTAAGTTCTCACATCATCACGAGGTAAAGCAAAGTTTGGGTGGTGAACATGGGAAGAGGAAGCGAAGCTGTAGCTTTGGTTTGGTGGTTAATGCTGACTTCTTAAACAAACCAACTGGGAATGAGTAATCTCAGGTACCAGAGACTCACCCCACCAGGGGTTCATTACTAATCCTAAATGGTGAAGTAAAGAGGAGCCTCATGCTATGATCCCACCTCTTTTGGTTACTCTGTGACAGCTGTTACAACTAGGCTACTAGGTCAAGCTAACATGTACTCTTGTAAAAATGATCAAGGATTTGAGGCCTGCGCAAAACTTAAGAGCAGCTTTGGCACACACTGAGAGACAAGTAGTTATCAAGACTAACTCCAGACTATTCCAGCTAACTTCTCTGGAtatctcaaggaaaaaaatgctgtcctAAACAAGTATCCCTTGGAAGACCCTGCCTTACAGGAAAGGAGGTCTGCTATCTCTGCAGAGAAACTGCTTATTCCATATGAATATCCTACGCTAAACCTCCACTTTGAGCATTCCTGATCAAGGGGGGAGACAAGACAATTATGCTAGTATGTAAAACTGAGAAGACAGCAAGAACAAATATTGCTTTCTATTGTTGATAAAGGATGGAGATACCCAATGTCATGAGAGGTCTATGATTTGGATAGTCAGTGAGGGTAAGGCTTCTCCCTAATCTCAAGGAAGGCACCAAAGTGctagaaaacaacaaaacacaaggCCAGCGCTTTTCACTTGCTTTCTACAAGAGAGATTTCTTTGAGCTGCAAGGCAGCTTTTGTGAATCCTCTTCAGAAACATGGTGGGGTACAGGGAGCATGGGTGCCTGAACTGGGCTCATGGGTCAGGTCAGTCACCTAAATAGCTTACCAAGAACTTGCTTACCAAAGTCTGCATTTTAAACCCAGAACATAAGCTACCATAGTACATAGCTCCCAATACAGTAACAACCTTGTCACTTCTTTTGCTAGTTAAGGATCTCTATGTTTGTTTGTGGGGTCTGGTTTgctttagggttttttggggttggggcagtggggtgggaAGAGGGCTGCCACGTTTTGGAGAAAAACTGAACTACTCTATGACTGACTTTTCTGTGCAGGTGCAATTTAATGTCATCGTGGGCATCCCACTTCAAGGCTTCCTTTTCCAATGCTAACAAAACTCTCTGGGTTTCTGTTTCCATCCTGGTACTGCTTGCTGCTCTTACAAGCTTCCTCACTGGGCTGTCTCTTCAAAGACCAGCAGATGCAGCACCTGTAGGAACTGGGGACTCCTGGACTTCACTACAGCAACTGTTGTGGCCATACACAGGACTTCAACACAATGGACCACCCCCAGTATAACAAAGGTTCTGACTTTTGTACTTGCAAGTTCTAGATGACAGTATGAGAAACTGAGATAGGATATTTAAGGTTAcatgtttgggtttgttttgttgggttgtgggtgttttttggggagatgattttttttttaagcatgacTTGAAATTGAAaactttttcccctctcccattCTGATAAGTCATCTTTACAAGTACCCAAAAGGATCTTGGTTCCATTCAGGTTTACAATAAA encodes the following:
- the IRAG2 gene encoding inositol 1,4,5-triphosphate receptor associated 2 isoform X2; this translates as MMDSSLTEVDCAEPTLPASLIPSSDRLASPQEVLASSLESTAPVTGCLVMEEKSPKCSREKEEDVPTSVAMEKNNNKDPAGPVSGADLTKKEFCAMMEEHKTAFRNVSKQDPEVRQEKKTTKEQSEEAPAVVPSRKGSSPTAGGIKADKTKQNEPDSPNEKEVEAEFLRLSLGFKCDLFTLDKRVKLEERSRDLAEENLKKEITNALKMLEALVPLCEEDNQAQEIIKKLQKSLQFLSQYAARVASRAEMLGAINQESRVSKAVEVMIQHVENLKRMYAKEHAELEELKQVLLQNERSFSSLGDRDESTNKKLPNSFNFKPSSSLRRVSIATLPRSAGNAGIGLPLAQFHEPDGDERSDKFNRRSSSWGRLGAKQNEKRPSLQRFISTYSWAEYEDEHAETKNEQSESPAEVQEQPSRKESISEKGKYSSKWNLESACNLMSSWASHFKASFSNANKTLWVSVSILVLLAALTSFLTGLSLQRPADAAPVGTGDSWTSLQQLLWPYTGLQHNGPPPV